In a single window of the Gossypium hirsutum isolate 1008001.06 chromosome D02, Gossypium_hirsutum_v2.1, whole genome shotgun sequence genome:
- the LOC107910341 gene encoding probable beta-1,4-xylosyltransferase IRX9H, producing the protein MASIRRTLSPAYHDRSYQNGAGFSSPSNKFLPDGSSKHFSSSSHLPFLFNAVNIVYRKGWRRSFCRCLFFFVIGFVFGIAPFGYSDTDVRAKDFTFPELKPPHANLRFGDQIVTSVSLSVNTKLLEPKESTDIIEPLKQLIVVTPTYNRGFQAYFLNRLGQVLRLVKLPLVWIVVEEKAASHETAEILRKTGVMYRHVLCAFNSSSLKDPRVHQRNAALEHIERHKLDGIVFFADDDNVYTLELFESLRTISRFGTWPVAMLAQSKNKAILEGPVCNASQVIGWHTNDKSKRLRRFYADMSGFAFNSSILWDSKRWACPFSNPIRQLDTVKEGFQESTYIEQVVEDESQMEGIPHGCSRIMNWHLHLDTDNLFYPKGWLLEKNLEVILPIK; encoded by the exons ATGGCTTCGATCCGTCGGACTCTTTCGCCGGCATATCATGACCGTTCGTATCAGAATGGCGCCGGGTTCTCCTCTCCCTCTAACAAGTTTTTACCCGACGGTAGCAGTAAACATTTCTCCTCCTCTTCGCATTTACCCTTTTTATTCAACGCCGTAAATATAGTGTACCGCAAAGGGTGGCGGCGGTCTTTCTGCAGGTGTCTCTTCTTTTTTGTAATAGGGTTTGTCTTCGGAATTGCTCCGTTCGGATACTCCGATACCGATGTCCGAGCCAAGGATTTTACTTTCCCCGAACTCAAACCGCCACATGCCAACCTCCGATTCGGCGATCAGATTGTTACTTCTGTTTCATTGAGCGTTAATACGAAATTGTTGGAACCGAAGGAATCGACCGATATAATCGAGCCGTTAAAGCAGTTAATCGTTGTCACGCCGACTTATAATCGGGGATTTCAAGCGTATTTCTTGAACAGGTTAGGGCAAGTTTTGAGGTTAGTGAAGCTGCCGTTGGTTTGGATTGTGGTGGAGGAGAAAGCGGCGTCGCATGAGACGGCCGAGATTTTGAGGAAAACCGGGGTTATGTATCGGCACGTGTTATGTGCGTTCAACTCTAGCAGCTTGAAGGATCCAAGGGTTCATCAAAGAAACGCCGCTTTGGAACATATCGAACGGCATAAGCTCGACGGGATCGTGTTTTTCGCCGACGACGACAATGTCTACACGCTCGAGTTGTTTGAAAGCTTGAGAACTATCAG CCGTTTCGGAACTTGGCCTGTTGCCATGCTTGCACAAAGCAAAAACAAGGCAATTCTGGAAGGTCCAGTATGCAATGCAAGTCAAGTAATTGGAtggcacacaaatgataaaagtAAAAGACTCCGTAGGTTTTATGCTGATATGTCAGGATTTGCTTTCAACAGCTCTATATTGTGGGATTCAAAAAGATGGGCGTGCCCCTTCTCAAACCCAATTCGACAGTTAGACACAGTGAAGGAGGGTTTCCAA GAAAGCACATATATAGAGCAAGTGGTGGAAGATGAAAGTCAAATGGAAGGTATACCACATGGTTGTTCAAGGATTATGAACTGGCATCTCCATTTAGATACAGACAATCTTTTTTATCCCAAAGGCTGGTTACTAGAGAAGAATCTAGAGGTTATTTTGCCTATTAAGTGA
- the LOC107910342 gene encoding serine hydroxymethyltransferase 2, mitochondrial: protein MAVAMSFRRLSSSIKSPIRPLFSGSSLYYMSTAAAEKEKARANWIHQLNAPLEEIDPEIANIIELEKARQWKGLELIPSENFTSLSVMQAVGSVMTNKYSEGYPGARYYGGNEYIDMAESLCQTRALEAFGLDPAKWGVNVQSLSGSPANFQVYTALLKPHERIMALDLPHGGHLSHGYQTDTKKISAVSIFFETMPYRLNESTGYIDYDQLEKSAVLFRPKLIVAGASAYARLYDYARIRKVCDKQKAIMLADMAHISGLVAAGVIPSPFEYADVVTTTTHKSLRGPRGAMIFFRKGVKEINKQGKEVMYDLEDKINQAVFPGLQGGPHNHTIAGLAVALKQVRTPEYKAYQEQVLSNCSKFSQRLLENGYELVSGGTENHLVLVNLRNKGIDGSRVEKVLESVHIAANKNTVPGDVSAMVPGGIRMGTPALTSRGFIEEDFEKVADFFDAAVKLALKIKAQTEGTKLKDFVATLQSDTNFQSEIAKLRQEVEEYAKQFPTIGFEKEAMKYKD from the exons ATGGCGGTGGCAATGAGCTTTCGTAGATTGTCTTCCTCCATCAAGTCCCCAATCAGACCTCTCTTCAGTGGCAGCTCCCTCTATTATATG TCAACAGCTGCGGCAGAGAAAGAGAAAGCTCGTGCTAAT TGGATACATCAGTTGAATGCTCCGCTAGAGGAAATCGATCCTGAAATTGCTAACATAATCGAACTGGAGAAAGCTAGGCAATGGAAG GGACTAGAACTCATACCATCAGAGAATTTTACATCCCTATCGGTAATGCAAGCAGTGGGCTCTGTCATGACCAACAAGTACAGTGAAGGGTATCCTGGTGCTAGATACTACGGAGGAAACGA ATACATTGACATGGCTGAGTCCTTGTGTCAAACGCGTGCACTAGAGGCTTTTGGGTTGGATCCTGCAAAGTGGGGAG TCAATGTGCAGTCACTTTCCGGATCTCCTGCTAACTTTCAGGTTTATACTGCATTGTTGAAACCTCATGAGCGAATTATGGCACTAGATTTACCCCATGGTGGACATCTTTCACATGGTTATCAG ACTGACACTAAGAAGATATCTGCTGTGTCAATATTCTTTGAGACAATGCCATATAGATTGAACGAGAGTACAGGTTATATTGATTATGATCAG CTAGAAAAAAGTGCAGTGCTTTTCAGACCAAAACTTATAGTTGCTGGTGCCAGTGCTTATGCTCGCCTTTATGACTATGCTCGTATACGCAAG GTCTGTGATAAGCAGAAAGCAATTATGTTGGCTGACATGGCACATATTAGCGGGTTGGTTGCTGCAGGTGTTATTCCATCTCCTTTTGAATATGCTGATGTTGTGACAACCACAACACACAAGTCACTTCGTGGTCCACGTGGTGCTATGATTTTCTTCAGGAAGGGAGTCAAAGAGATTAACAAACAAGGGAAAGAG GTAATGTATGACTTGGAAGACAAAATTAATCAAGCTGTCTTTCCTGGTCTTCAAGGTGGACCACATAATCACACCATAGCTGGTTTAGCAGTTGCATTGAAGCAG GTCAGAACACCCGAGTACAAGGCTTACCAAGAGCAAGTTCTCAGTAATTGCTCGAAATTTTCTCAG AGGTTGCTGGAGAACGGCTATGAACTAGTATCTGGTGGGACTGAGAACCATTTAGTCTTGGTCAATTTGCGAAACAAG GGTATTGATGGCTCAAGAGTTGAGAAGGTATTGGAATCAGTTCATATTGCAGCCAATAAAAACACTGTTCCAGGGGATGTGTCTGCTATGGTTCCTGGTGGTATCCGCATGG GAACCCCAGCTCTCACATCTAGGGGTTTCATTGAGGAAGATTTCGAGAAGGTAGCTGACTTCTTTGACGCTGCTGTGAAATTAGCCTTGAAAATCAAGGCCCAGACGGAAG GAACAAAGTTGAAGGATTTTGTAGCAACCTTACAGTCGGATACAAACTTTCAATCCGAAATCGCTAAGCTCCGACAAGAAGTGGAGGAGTACGCAAAACAGTTTCCGACTATTGGTTTTGAGAAAGAAGCAATGAAATATAAGGACTAA